ACTGGCGATTACCGGTGGCCAAGTGGAAGTTTCTGTTGCTGACAATGGCCCAGGAATCGAAGACAGTGAAATAGAACACATCTTCGATGCCTTCCACTCCACTAAACCGGACGGCATGGGATTAGGGCTTGCCATTTGCAGAAGCATCATCGAAACCCACAATAGTCGGCTGGATGCGCGTAACACCGAGCAAGGTGCAGAATTTATTTTCAGACTCCCCCACGTAACCACATCATACGAAACCAGCAAAAGGAAAACGTGATGAACCAAACATCAAACCATGTCCCCTGCGTCTATATCGTGGACGATGACCAACAGGTACGGGAGTCTCTTGAGTGGCTACTGGAGTCGGTCAACCTACCGACCAAACTCTACCAGAATGGTCAGGAGTTTTTGGATGCGTTCACCACAGGGTTACCGGGCTGTGTGATTCTTGATGTGCGTATGCCGAAAATGAACGGCATGGAGCTACACCTCGCCATCAAACAAATCGATCCGAACTTTCCAGTCATCATCGTCACCGGACATGCGGATGTTCCCATGGCGATTCGTGCTATGAAAGAAGGCGCCTTCGACTTTATTGAAAAACCCTATAACGACCAACACATGTTGGAACGCATACAGGCGGCAATTCATGAATACAACAGCTTGCAGCAGGATCATCAACGCTCGCAAGTATTGCAAAAGCGCTTTGACTCACTCTCCAAGCGTGAGCAGCAAGTATTGCAAGGCATTCTCCAAGGCAAAGCGAACAAACTGATTGCTGACGAGCTTTACATCAGTATCAAAACCGTTGAAGTCCATCGCTCGAATCTGATGTCAAAACTGGAGGTAAAAACCGTTACCGACTTGGTTCGCTTGGCGATTGAAGCAAATAGAGATGACGCATCCCCTTGATTTATCAAGATACTTAGGGTTAACCCTAATTTATTTCGGGATATTCCCAATTTCTTTTTTACCCTCCTCTTTTTAAACTGCTCATCAAATCAAGAGCCGATGCACACCAAATAGACATCGAGCCGACTCAGAGGAGAGTGACAAAAGATGAGCCTTAACCGACGTGAGTTTCTTCACATAATGTCCATGGCAGCGGCAGCAGGAATGCTACCGACGACTGCAATGGCAATGTCCAAAAATAGAGTGGATTCGTCTTCATCTGCATTGAATGCTTCCATGTACCAAGTGCCGATGAAAGGTAAGGTGCGCATTCTGCACCTGACCGATACCCATGCGCAGTTGAATCCAATCTATTTTAGAGAACCTAACGTTAACCTAGGCGTCGGCCCTGCATACAACAAACTACCTCACGTCGTGGGTCATAAATTGTTGAAAGAGCTAAACATCGAACCAAACACCCCTCTGGCGCATGCCTTTACTTTCCTGAACTTTCAGGATGCATCTGAACAATACGGCAAGGTCGGCGGATTTGCCCACATCAAAACGCTTTTAGATCAATTGCGCGATCAAGCAGGTGGTCAACAGAACACTTTGACAATGGATGGCGGCGATTTGTGGCATGGTTCGGCGACTGCACTTTGGACACGCGGACAAGACATGGTGGACGCTTCCAACCTGCTAGGCGTGGATATCATGACCGGACACTGGGAATTCACCTATCACGAAGATGAAGTGCTGAGTAATATCAAACGCTTCAAGGGCGAGTTCCTGGCGCAAAACATCCGCGTGAAAGAAGATTCCTTGTTTGGTGATACCTACCGCAACATGACTGAAAAGCATGGCGGCATCGGTCTTTATGACGAAGATAACGCCCTGCCGTTCAAGCCATACAGCATTAAAGAAATCAACGGTGAACGCATCGCGATTATCGGTCAGGCGTTCCCGAGAACGGCCAATGCCAACCCGAGAGCGAACTTCCCTGATTGGTCTTTCGGGCTACGTGAAGAATCCTTACAGAAAAATATTGACCATATTCGCCAGAACGAGAAAGTCGCGGCGATTGTGATGATTTCCCACAATGGTATGGATGTCGATATCAAAATGGCATCTCGTGTGAGCGGTATCGATGCAATCTTCGGTGGGCATACCCATGACGGCATTCCGAAAACCATCAATATCAAAACCCCTGAAGGCGGCGTGTGCTATGTCACCAATGCGGGTTCAAACGGTAAATTCGTAGGCTGCATGGATTTGGATATCCAGAACGGTAAGTTGAAAGGGGTCAACTACACGCTATTGCCAGTGTTCTCAAACCTACTTGTTGCCGACAAGGAAACCGATGGTTTTATCAAGCAGTTGCGACAAACGCAATACAGCCAATCTATCATCGAATCTCGTAATCCGAAATATGCTCACAATCCAGATCGTCTAGGGAAAACCTATGAGCAGATTCTACAAGAAGAACTTTCTGTGACGCATGATCAATTATACCGCCGTGGTAACTTTATCGGCTCCTGGGACCAGATTATCGTCAACGCCCTGCGGGAAGAACACGATACACAAATTGCAATGTCAGCAGGCGTTAGATGGGGCTCTTCTGTGTTGAGTGGACAGAGCATCACCATGGAGCGCGTCATGGATGTCACATCAATGACTTATGGTGAAAGCTATAAATCGGAACTGACCGGGGCGCAAATCAAAGATATTCTCGAAGGTGTTTGCGAAAATATCTTCCAAAAAGACCCCTATCTGCAATCGGGCGGTGACATGGTTCGTGTTGGTGGTCTGGATTATACCTGTGAGCCTAATGCGACTCTGGGGTCACGCATCAGCAATATGCAGCTGGATAACGGTACGCCGATTGAGGCCAGCAAAAAATATACAGTTTCAGGTTGGGGGCAAGTCGAAACCGTCGGTGAAGGCCGCCCGGTTTGGGACGTGGTTGCCGACCACCTGAGACATCAAAAATCCGGCGTTACTTTAAACAAGGTGAACCACCCTGTTTTGAAGGGCGTCAAAACGAATCCGGGGATCGAAAGCTACCGAGGGGGATTGGTTTAACTTAGCCTAGATCCCCGACCTTATTTACGTCTTCTGCAATGAGTTGTCTGTCGAAGGTTTGCCCCACCTAAATTCACATGCTAGGCGGGGCTTTTTTTATTTGTACCCTTCAACCCTCCAAACCCTTTCCTGTTTCCACACAAGCTTGATGTTGCCTAACCAATGCATCCATGACATTCTGCAAACCTTGATACTGTTTGCTTTGCTCCAGCTCGCTCAACAATGCCATCACCGCCTCTAAAGTCGATAGAGTTTGTGCATTCTTTTGTTTACGGATGCTGTATTCAGACGGCTGTTGTGGTTGAAGCATAATCCTAGGCAATGCCGCCAATTCAGGATTCAGGTAGAGCATTTTTCTCGTCTTTTTCCAGGTACCATCCAAAATCAGCACCCGGCAATCTTTTAGCGGAAATTGCTCTCGTACCTGTTCTGCGGAATAAGTCGTCACGGACTCTTCTTCTGATGCCGGGTACAGCAAGAATGTATGCTTGTTGTGAATGAGGTTGCTTAACTCATCTGAGGAGAACTGCTCCCCCACCAGAAAATGACTTTGGCTTAAACTCGCATGGGTCAGCCAAGCCGTGCCTTTGACTTGGTTTTGCTCCAACGGATGCTGCAGAAAAGCCAGCTCAACTTGGTTGTCCAGTTCAGGCAATGCTGAACATAAACAGAGGTTTTCCAAGCGGTGGCATTTTGTACAATAGACTCTCGCCATAATTAAAATAAGTCTCATTAATCCAGTGAACAATCATCAGCAAACCACCGAACAAGTTCGTTGCCAATTAGCGGAAGACACCGACTTTTTGTTGGGTAACCGTTTTCTAAAGCAACAGGGACAAGCCACTGCCGGCAGACAGGATTTGCTGTTTACGCTTGATGTCGGACAAACATTGGTAGGTGCAACTTGGCTTCGCAAACTAGACGGCGACTATTGGTTGCGAAGTCTGTTCGTTTCCGCCGACTATCGCCACCAAGGGTTAGCATCGCAGCTTCTGCAAACCGTCCGCCACCACATCGAGACACTGGAACAAGCCAATATCCTGTGTCTTGCTAAACCAGAGCTGACTGACTTCTACCTAAAGAATGGCTTTCAGTCCCTTGCGTTTCAAGCACTGAATGCGACTTGGCAGGCGCAGTTTTCACCTTATCTACAGCAACACCCAACCTGGCAGATTTTTACCACCCAACCTTAAGGCTATAAAGGCTATAGATGGTTCGAGCGAATATCGTCTAACAACCCTTTGGATGCCGCTGTCACCAAATCAAATACATGGTCAAAACCTGCGGGTCCGCCATAGTAAGGATCCGGTACTTCCGTTTCATCAAACTCCGGTGCAAAATCCAAGAACATACGAATCTTCTCACGATGCTCCGGCAAGGCTAAGTGCATCAAATCCATGTAATTTGAACGGTCCATTGCCAGAATATAATCAAATTGGATGATGTCGCCTAAATCAACTTTTCTGGCACGTAAATCTGCCATGGGAATGCCCCGGGATTCCGCCACTTGCATTGAGCGCCCGTCAGGCTGCTTACCAATGTGATAGGCCGCCGTTCCAGCGGAATCGATTAGCACCACATCCGACAATCCTGCCTCATCCACCAAGCGCCTAAACACTGCGTGAGCTGTTGGTGAACGGCAAATATTGCCAAGACAAACGAAAATAACAGATACTTTGTGACTCATAACACTCTCAAATTCATTTTCAAAATCGTTAAAATAGTCACATTCTAACCAAAACTTGATCGTCTATAAAATAATCCTCCACAAGGGCACACCACCACATTGGAAAAGACTTCCCAGACTATGACTCACTCCTCCTCTGCTAAGCCACAATCTGGCGGTAGAACCTCGGCTAAACCACCGGTTTTGTTGATACCTTTTTCAGAGAGCTGGATAGTCTACGAAGATGATGAACTTCTGGTGGTGAACAAGCCTTCGGGTTTACTCTCCGTTCCTGGTCGGGAGGCTGATCCTTTAGCAAATCTGGTTGCACAAGTTCAGACAAGAGTACCAAAAGCTCTCATCGTTCATCGCCTGGATATGGACACGTCAGGTCTGATGGTTCTGGCAAAAAATCCGGAGTCACACCGACACCTCAGCAAGCAGTTTGAGCAACGCGAAACCTCAAAACAATATCAGGCAATGTGTTTTGGTCGCCCTTCTATGTCAAAAGGTTCGGTCTGCCAACCCATGCGTTGTGACTGGGAAAACCGCCCTTTGCAGATGATTGACTTCAAGCTTGGTAAATATGCCCATACGCTATGGCAAGTGGAAGAACAACTCGACAATCATTTTAAAGTATTACTCACCCCCATCACTGGACGCTCACACCAACTGCGTTTGCACATGAAGCAACTTGGGCACCCAATCCTCGGCGATAACCTTTATGCCGACTTGCCTAACCAACTTGCCTTTCCACGACTCTATTTGCACGCGTTCCGTCTTGGCTTCAGGCATCCAACCACCGAAAAACAGATGGTCTTTGAGCAAACTGCTGACTTTTGGTAAACCGAGAACACTATTTCAAATGGCACAAAAAATGCTATGGAATTGGCAATTAGAATTAGCAGGAAGCTCAATCGCCCGTCATAGCCTATGTTTAAGGCTTTAAAAGTTAGGGTTTTGGGCGTAAAGTAACTTAGGTGCTCGCATTAAAGGTGTTAAGCTCAGGAAGGACAGACCTATGTCAGATGTAGATTTGGAAAAAGATGACCAAGCCACTAAAGAAATGCTGGAAATGATGGGAGAAATCCCTGAAGAAAACATTTATACGGAAGGTACGGGCGTCTCTCGTCAAGCTGAAGAGATGATGAGCAAGCTCCGTGAAGGTGGTGCTGAGGCAAGTGTTGCATCTGAAGATTCGGACCTGTCTTCTGCTGATGACCTTCTTGACGTACTAGACGAACTAGAAAGCGATCCGGAAGATGTTGTGGAGATTCCTGAAGCTGCTACCACTGACATTCCTGAACCTCTAACAGAGGCTCCTGCCACAGTTGACGAAGAAATGCCCATTTCTGCTGATACAGCAGAAGATGCCGAAGCAGTAGCCGATGCCTCCATGTTGGAAATGCTGGATGAACTTGATACTGACACGGAAGAATCAGAGCTGACCATAGAAACACCAGAAGCAGCCGATGTGAATACAGACATCGAAGCTGTTAGTGACAGCTTGATGGATGAAGATGCACCAACAGCTGTGCCGGTTGAAGACGATGTACTGGAAAACGTCGACCTAGACGATGTTATGGAAACCGCTGAGATGGAAGCATCTCCTGAGGAAGATGTTATGCCCGAAACAGTTGCTGAAATCGAAGAAATGGAAACTGCCCTACCTGAAACGTCTGGCGAAGAGCTGCTTGCGGCAACTGAATCCGCCGATGATTTGCTTGATGAAATCGGCGATACTTTGGAAGACATCCTTCCAGAAGCAGAAGCTACCGCAGATGATGTTGAAGACTTGGAAGCCCTAATGGGTGACATTCCTGAGCCAATGGAAGCAGAAACTCCGGTAACGTTGGACGACGACATAACAGATGATATGAGCGATGACTTACTGGATGAAATAGCCGATGACCTTGAACCAGAAGCCGAAGGCGCTCAGGTTAATGATATTCTCGACCAAGTTACCGATGAAAGCCCGATTGCAGAGATGCCAGAAATGGAAGAAGAATTGTCTGCTGAGTCTGAATCTGAAACACTGGATGACATGCTACCGGAAGTTGAAGCGATTGGAGTGGATGAGACTGAAATGGACGAAGTTGCCACTGAAGCGCCGACTGAAGACTTGACTATGACAGACACTGCAGCTTCATCAGCCAATGCGCCTTCCGTTGAACAGGCAAATCAATCTATCGAAATCATGGAACAGGCAGTGACGCTGGATGAAGAAATCCAAGAGCTGGCCGAAAAGGTTTCTAATACCGCTAAAGAAGCGACTCTATTGGCAATAGAAGTGAGCAAAAAAGCTCACGATGCCGCAGACCGTACGCAACAAGCAATTGAAGAAACTTTTAGAGCAACTGAAAGAGCTTTTGAAGCTGCCAAGAAAGCAAATTACCATATTGAGACGGCGCAACTTGACTACAACGCTTCAGGGCAAGACATCAGCGCTATTTTGAATGATTTACGGACGAAGAACGATGACTTATTGCATCGTAACCAACAGCTAAAACAAAAAATCAACGATTTAACGAAATAAATCTTAAGTAATGAAGAAAGGCACACGCCATGAGTGAAACTGACATGAACGCTGACAATAACTCTATCACGGACGATCTTCTGGACGAGTTGGATAAGCTAGAAACCAGCACGGATACCATGGAAGCGGAAGTGGAACGCGTTACTGAAAATCAGGAAACGCTTGCGAAAAGCGATAGCCCTAATGCGATCGAAGCGGCAACCATTTCTTTGGAGTCGGCAAAAACTGCCCAACAAGCCGCGGAGCAATGTCAATCTGCAACCGAAGCGGCGGTACAGCTTTCCCAAGAACAGAAACGTCAGGCAATGGAGCTTGCGGATTCCAACGTGGCATGGCGTCAGTCTGTGCGCAACATCAACAAGGAATTGGACTCTTCGAAAAGCAGTGCCACTATCATGTTGGTGATTGCGATTATAGTCAGTGTGATTTCAACCAGCGTTATGGGCTTTTTGTTCTACAGCGTCCATAAGAAAAATGAAGCTCTGAAAGGAGCGGTGGAAGATATTATTTCGACACAAACCGAATTGCTGAACAAGCAAATGACTTTGAAAACTGATCAAATGGTTTCGTTGGTTGAATCTATCATTACCAGCAACCAACACAGAGCACCTGCGGCTGAAACCGCTCCTGCTCCAATGCCTCAACCAGAAGCAGAAGTAAAACCTGAACCTCAACATGTCGCTCCTTCGCCTGCACCAGTTCATGAAGCGCCTGCTGCAACGGCTACGGTTACGGCTGAAATCGGTCCAGAGCTGAAAAAACAAATAGATCTTTTGTCTCAAGTGCAGAAACAACAAATGGACAAGTTGGATGCTTTGATGGCCGAATTGTCTAAACAGCAAAAAATCGAAGATAAACAGATTTCTGCTGGCACCGGCAAGACCACTATTAAAACTGCGCCAATCGAAGTCACTTCTATGGGGCTGACTGAATCGCAGGTTAAGAAGTTGAATGCAATCCTATGGCGTGTTGCAGACATTGGCAAGCAAATGAAAGCATTGCAAGCCTCTGTGGCACAACTTCAAAAAGCTTCTGCCTCGAAGAAAGCAACAGTAGGAAAAGCTGCCACTGCTGCGCCGCAAAACGATGCTGAATTGAAATCGATTCAATCATCTTTGAAAGACTTGTCTAACCAAATCCAACAAGTCAAAACACAGCAAGATGCGCTGAAAACGCAACTCAATGAAGTGAAAAAAGAAACACCACCTCCTAGTAGCTATGAATACAAAGCGCCATCTCCGGGTGTTCCAGCCTCTTCATTAGGCGCACCAAAGCCATATAGCTACAGAGCACCTGAATAACTATCAAAGTGACATTTTAAAGCTCAATAAAAAAGCCGGTGATGCTCACGCATCCCGGCTTTTTTTAATTTCTGGTTAATAGATGATCTACCCCAACCTGGCAGATTTTAAACGTACTACCGGGTAATAATGCTCAAGCGAATTAATCTGAAAACATCATGCTATAAGGTCGCTGACAGTCATCCAACAACTTCACTAAACTGAAACTTTTGACTTCTTCCACAAACTTCTGTCCGCCAAAGTAGACTTGAACAACCGGCAGCGTGAAAACGCCTTTCTGAGAACAGATGTCCGTTGTCAGATGACAGTCTACATAAACCATCTCCATATTTGGAAATCGCTCTGACACCATTTCTATTAACTTGGGTTTAATAGCATGACACACATTGCATTCTTGTCCGCCAAATAAGATGAGTAGCGCGTCTTTATCGGCTTTCAAGCCCTCAAGAGCCTCTAGAGTTTCGATTGTTTGCATGGGGTTTTCCTAAAAATTTGCGCTTATTATAACTCGGACAAGTCTCGAATATTAGTGGTGATAACTCACTGCCCTATCCGAATCTGGTATCTCAAATTGATGTGGGTATAATGAAAGAAAACAAACGCTAACTTAATTAAAAGGAACAGTCTTCGTGACTCAAGCCTACTCAGTTATTGCAAAGATTATTCTTCTGCTATTCCTCTCTGTTCTATTATCAGGATGCTTTGACCCGCATAAACCAAATCTAGAACAAATTTCCAGCGACTCAAAGCAATTTTTCAACAATGAGTTTCAGGGAATTTTTCTAGCTGACAAGGCCATTAAAGAAAACGGCTATAACGAAAACGATAACCACTATGTGGCTGAAATGTCGATTCAGGCAACGGCTCAAATCAACCTGAATGATTACCTGATGACATTGAAAAACAACGACGGCTATACCCCCTTGCAAAAAGCGAGAATCGCTTTACAAATAAGCTTGCTGAAACTGACGTTACCGGAGTTCGAACAAGGTGATCACCTGACATTCAAAAGACGTTTCTTGTTTATCAAGACAGACAATGGCTGGCAATTGCGTCAGCAGTTGAAAGAAGGAAGTTCTGACCACCCGATGCTATAGGTTATCACCAAACTATCGGGTAAGCCATGCGGCGCCTCTAACACCACTTGAGTCGCCCCATTTTGCCTTTGCAAGCTGAGTCAGCACTTGGTCGCTAAATACCCAATTTCCCCAGATTTCGGGAACACGGCGATATATATAATCAATATTCGACATGCCGCCCCCCAGTACAATGACTTCCGGGTCAAAAATATTGATGACTGATGCCAGTCCTTTAGCAAGCCATTCACAATAGCGCTCCAATGCTTGCTTAGCAGTGTCGCTTAAGGATGAATCTTCTTCCACCAGCGCAACAATCTCCTGGGTACTTAAAGAGTGCCCCGAGATCAGTTCAAAATGTTTGACAAAACCAGGTCCAGATAAGAAGGTTTCGATACAGCCAGATTTACCGCAATAACAAGGTAAAGCTGTTTCATTGGGTTCAAGCCATGGCAGTGGGTTATGTCCCCACTCACCTGCGATGAAATTGGCACCATCCAACGATTGTCCATTAATCACAAGGCCACCACCACACCCCGTACCGATAATCACCCCAAATACGGTTTTAGCACCTTCTCCTGCACCATCCACCGCTTCAGAAAGGGCGAAACAATTTGCATCATTTGATAAATATACCTTACAGCCTAAACGGCTCTGTAAATCGGCTTTCAAATCTTGGTCGATTAAACATACTGAATTCGCATTTTTGATTCTGCCAGTTCTTTGTGAAATTGCACCTGGAATTCCGATGCCTAATGCGTTTAACGACCCTACCGTCTCTTCTGCCAAATGAAAGAGCTCTACGATGGCATCTAGGGTTTTCTCGTAATTTCCTTGAGGCGTAGATACTCTATGTCGGAAAAGCGTGCTGTTATCGTCTGTCAGCACAATTATCTCTATTTTGGTCCCACCTAAATCAACACCGCAATACAACATCATCGAGTCCCGTTAAAGTTATTTGCGTAGAAACACAGTAAAGTCATTTGGTAGGTAGTCCATTCTCACTTCGACATCAGAACAAAACGTCTGACAATATCTTTTGACCTGCTGAACATCAAATGACATCAGGTCTGAGCACTGAAACGTCCACTCATGAGCCTTGTTCAATAGGTTGAATGCTACACCATGCTTGGACAAATCATACATTTTACGAATCACGCCGAGTGCGTATTCACCAGAGTCGTCCAACACTTCATTCAATGCTCCGGACAAAAATACCCAATCAAAACTTTCATCCTTAAACTCAAAATCATATATTTCCCCATTCAGGAAAACCAAGTCAGGGTAAATATTCTGCGCAGCGAAAGTCATATCAGGAGATACATCCAACCCAGTGTAATTGACACTTAAGCCATGATGCGTAAAGAACTTGTAGAGGTCGGCAAAACCACAGCCCACATCCAATATGCAGGGAACATTTCCATCGTAACTTTTGGCATGGCTTTCCATCCAATCCAGGAATAGTGAAAACCGCAAATTCTGAACATCTCTGCCTTTCCAAAAAAGCGCGGCAGGCTCATAGCCATAACGTTCTATAGAAGCCTTATGGCGTGTAATAATGCGTTGCCTATGTTTCTCAGGTAGTTTCTGCACGGTCAACAAATCCTTGCTCAATGGATTTCAGCCATTGAATTTCTTCCTCCGAAAAGCCAGCTTCAACCCTTGCCTCAAAGTTAAAAGGGCCTCTGAGGTCACCATGAAAATAGCTCTGAACAATCGTTACAAATTCATCAAAAGGATTCAACCCCTCTTCACGGCATAAATAGCGGAACCACCTTGTTCCAACCTCAACATGCCCTATTTCATCGCGAAGCAATATCTTGAGAATTTCTACACCACGTTTATCCCCTATGGCACGTAATTTTTTCATCATAGGTGGTGTTACATCAAGCCCTCTGGCTTCGAGCGTACGTGGAACAAGTGCCATTCGTACCCTTGGGGAGTGATCCGTCTCGTAAGTGGTTAACCACAAACCATTATGCGCTTTGAAATCACCGTACTCAGAGCCTAAATGATACAAATGTTCTCGGATCATTTGAAAGTGATAGGACTCTTCCATTGCGACTCTTAGCCAATCTTGATAGTAGGCTTTTGGCATATTCTGAAAGCGATAGAGAGCATCTAGTGCCAAGTTGACCGCATTGAACTCTATATGTGCAATGGAATGGATTAGAGCAGCGTGACCTTCACGAGTACCCAACCCTCTTCTAGGTAAGTCTTTTGGTGGCACTAATTCTGGGCTTTCAGGACGACCAGCATCTGGAACTCTATGAACCACTTCCATCGGTATAAAATCAAAGTCAGAAGACTCCCAGTCCTGTTGAAGTTTATCCACTAGAAAAATCTTCCGCTCCAGATCGCTTTCTATCAAGCATGCGTAAGCAGCTTCGAAAAAATTATTAGTGCCCATTTATCCCACTATTTTATAAACAAAAAAGCCGGTCGAAACCGGCTTTTTTAAACATCTAATTCTACTAAGAATTATTATTGCTTGCGGTAGTAAACGCTCATTAGATACTCAACACCACGGTACTGTTTAGCATCAATCGCTGCAAACAATTTAGACCATTGTAGTTTTTCAGCACCATTCATGTAGTATGAAGGGTTGTGAGTTTCTACTGCAACTTTGCTACCAGCTCTTTTTTCAATATCTGGCGCTTGCTCTAGTTTGTCCAACTCAGCGAAACATTGTGCAACCGTAGTTTTTTGCTGGTACGCTTTAGCAGCTTTAGCACCTTGCTCTTTACCTAGCTTGATAACCATGCTGCCATCAGCGATACATTGGTCATAAACAGATTCTGCAGCTTGTACGTTCATAGAAAGAGCTGCAACAGCAGAAATAAAGAGTGCTTTTAGTGTTAAGTGTTTCATTTAACTACTCCGAGAATATTAGGGTACGATTATATTTAACGAGGCTATTGTGAAGGTTTTAGCCATAAATTGCAACTTTAAATCCCGAAAACCAGACTAAAAAAAATTAACCTGCTATAAGGCAAATTTATGCCTACAAGCCGCGGCTAGTCTGGCTGCTGGATTCGTCTATAAAGCTTGTAACTCCAAAAAGCAAAGCTCAACAGCGTCAGTAGAAAGACGACTTGGGAAACCCCATGCCATGCCATGAAAGAAAGCTGCATAACTTGCCCTTTCATATCATGCAACTTCAACCATTCCATTTTTGGCGAAATAAACCATTGGTTCACACCGACCAAAATTGCTGAAGCAATCAGCCAACTTTCTCTCTTGATGTGACATTTCTGAGTCAACATCAGGCCAAAAATCATGAGTAGGATTATTGCCAAATCGAAAAAGTACAATCCATTGAGTAAAACAGACATAACCTGTCCGGCCTGCATCTTACCTAGCACTTTGAACAGTACAGGCGCGACGACATATCCAATCGTTACATTAGCCGTCAACCAAACTGCGCAAAGTAGTAATAATCTCATAATATTAAATATACTGGATTTCTACGATTTCATAATCGATGTTACCACTTGGTGCTGTCACAACAACTTCTTCACCTTCTTCTTTGCCAATCAGTGCTCTGGCAATCGGAGAATTTACCGAAATTTTGTTGTGTTTAAGATCAGCTTCTTCGTGTCCAACGATTTTATAAGTCATCTCTTCATCAGTATTAATATTCAATACTGTGACCGTCGCACCGAAGACAACCTTTCCGCCAGGGTTCAACTTGGTCACATCAATGATTTGCGCTGACCCGA
This portion of the Hydrogenovibrio marinus genome encodes:
- a CDS encoding DUF4149 domain-containing protein yields the protein MRLLLLCAVWLTANVTIGYVVAPVLFKVLGKMQAGQVMSVLLNGLYFFDLAIILLMIFGLMLTQKCHIKRESWLIASAILVGVNQWFISPKMEWLKLHDMKGQVMQLSFMAWHGVSQVVFLLTLLSFAFWSYKLYRRIQQPD
- a CDS encoding ferritin-like domain-containing protein; this encodes MGTNNFFEAAYACLIESDLERKIFLVDKLQQDWESSDFDFIPMEVVHRVPDAGRPESPELVPPKDLPRRGLGTREGHAALIHSIAHIEFNAVNLALDALYRFQNMPKAYYQDWLRVAMEESYHFQMIREHLYHLGSEYGDFKAHNGLWLTTYETDHSPRVRMALVPRTLEARGLDVTPPMMKKLRAIGDKRGVEILKILLRDEIGHVEVGTRWFRYLCREEGLNPFDEFVTIVQSYFHGDLRGPFNFEARVEAGFSEEEIQWLKSIEQGFVDRAETT
- the greA gene encoding transcription elongation factor GreA; this encodes MQRHPMTKEGADALKIELNKLKKEDRPAISTAIAEAREHGDLKENAEYHAAREQQGLIEARIAQIEHILGSAQIIDVTKLNPGGKVVFGATVTVLNINTDEEMTYKIVGHEEADLKHNKISVNSPIARALIGKEEGEEVVVTAPSGNIDYEIVEIQYI